Proteins encoded together in one Ignavibacteria bacterium window:
- a CDS encoding glucose-6-phosphate isomerase, producing the protein MKSISVNNLNINVENSLQFVSESEFNSVKKETVKCYKDLINYSGKGNDFLGWLDLPSSITKEEIKALDETARYLRRKSEIIVVAGIGGSYLGARAVIEALQHSFKHLFKKKAGMPHIVFAGQNISEDYLADLMEVLEDKKFTVIVISKSGTTAEPAIAFRLLKNLAEKKFGKEVAASRIVAITDKSKGALNKLADMEGYKSFVIPDDVGGRFSVLSPVGLLPVACGGYNIKDLIKGAEDMETLLMGKDKFEENPAMIYAAVRNLLYRKGKTTEILTSFSPQLYYFIEWWKQLYGESEGKEGKGIFPAGAVFSTDLHSMGQYIQDGKRNIFETNIWVKKAGKKLLIPADESNLDELNYIAGKNINYVNEKAMLGTFQAHKDGGVPSVTIEIPALNEKVLGGLIYFFEFACAVSGYMLGVNPFDQPGVEAYKKNMFKLLGK; encoded by the coding sequence ATGAAATCTATATCGGTGAATAACCTTAATATCAACGTAGAAAATTCTTTGCAGTTTGTTTCAGAAAGCGAATTCAACTCTGTAAAGAAGGAAACGGTTAAATGTTACAAAGATTTAATTAATTATTCCGGGAAGGGAAATGATTTTCTCGGCTGGCTTGACCTTCCTTCGAGCATAACCAAAGAAGAAATTAAAGCACTCGATGAAACCGCCCGCTATTTGAGAAGAAAATCTGAAATAATAGTTGTAGCCGGTATCGGCGGTTCTTATCTGGGCGCTCGTGCCGTTATCGAAGCCCTTCAGCACTCGTTCAAGCACCTCTTTAAAAAGAAAGCCGGAATGCCGCATATAGTCTTTGCCGGACAGAATATCAGTGAAGATTATCTCGCCGATTTAATGGAAGTTCTTGAAGATAAAAAATTCACAGTTATAGTGATTTCCAAATCAGGCACTACCGCTGAACCCGCGATAGCATTCAGACTTTTAAAGAATCTTGCCGAAAAGAAGTTCGGCAAGGAGGTGGCTGCCAGCAGGATTGTTGCTATTACCGACAAATCAAAAGGCGCACTGAATAAGCTTGCTGATATGGAAGGGTACAAATCGTTTGTAATCCCCGATGATGTCGGCGGAAGGTTTTCGGTTCTTTCGCCGGTCGGTCTTTTGCCCGTTGCCTGCGGCGGGTACAACATTAAAGATTTAATAAAAGGCGCCGAAGACATGGAAACGCTTCTTATGGGCAAAGATAAGTTTGAAGAGAATCCTGCAATGATATATGCAGCCGTAAGAAACCTGCTTTACAGAAAAGGAAAGACCACAGAAATCCTGACAAGTTTTTCGCCGCAGCTTTACTATTTTATCGAATGGTGGAAACAGCTTTACGGAGAGAGCGAAGGCAAGGAAGGAAAAGGGATTTTCCCCGCCGGGGCTGTCTTTTCGACCGACCTGCATTCAATGGGGCAGTATATTCAGGACGGCAAAAGAAATATATTTGAAACCAATATTTGGGTAAAGAAAGCAGGAAAGAAACTGCTTATACCTGCCGACGAATCAAACCTTGACGAGCTGAATTACATTGCCGGAAAGAATATAAATTATGTAAACGAAAAGGCAATGCTCGGAACGTTTCAAGCCCATAAAGACGGGGGCGTGCCTTCGGTTACGATAGAAATACCGGCGCTCAATGAAAAGGTCCTTGGAGGACTAATTTACTTCTTCGAGTTTGCCTGTGCCGTCAGCGGTTACATGCTTGGCGTTAACCCCTTTGACCAGCCCGGGGTTGAGGCATACAAAAAGAACATGTTTAAATTACTTGGTAAATAA
- a CDS encoding T9SS type A sorting domain-containing protein encodes MKLQKTLSRVLDGLILLVFLLFLSSAGFHDSRTSGWYQQWFPNLNGGTIKDITFLDSLTGFAVTTTNSSVQAYILKTTNGGDNWDIIYTYIPPSVNSEFNRIQFVNSNTGFTSTNYFDFFKTTDGGLNWTNHSNQPTGAEDFSAINKDTLFYVYSGGFGGGVYRSINGGINWTRIWTNGTSDNPDKIYMYDKNIGFSCVVSSISHFRKTTNGGFNWFEINPTDAFLDIKFVDTLTGWKGSNRIQKTTDGGLTWFLQTPPNVSSVIIRSISMINKDTVWLGGTSFVGVGSNYYGVLIKTTNGGTNWGYQIPNIAIHSRRYKNINFINSNNGWAYVDQEEFNDGIHTKVVGNDTTYYTGIKLVPNFVPEVFSLGQNYPNPFNPSTNIQFELKEPSHITLKVYDVQGREVKELVNGRWGTGRFIADFDATDFSTGVYFYKIIINGETTRQTFSETKRMVLIK; translated from the coding sequence ATGAAACTTCAAAAAACTCTTTCCCGCGTACTTGACGGTTTAATACTTCTTGTATTTCTTCTTTTCCTTTCTTCAGCAGGATTTCATGACAGCAGGACATCGGGCTGGTATCAGCAGTGGTTTCCTAACCTGAACGGCGGTACTATTAAGGATATTACTTTTCTTGATAGTCTGACGGGGTTTGCGGTGACGACAACAAATTCTTCAGTTCAGGCATACATATTAAAAACTACAAATGGTGGAGACAACTGGGATATTATATATACTTATATACCTCCATCTGTAAATTCCGAATTTAATAGAATTCAGTTTGTGAACAGCAATACGGGCTTTACATCCACTAATTATTTTGATTTTTTTAAAACCACAGATGGTGGTTTAAATTGGACTAATCATTCAAATCAACCAACTGGCGCAGAAGATTTTAGTGCAATAAACAAAGATACTCTTTTTTACGTTTACAGCGGTGGTTTTGGCGGCGGTGTGTATCGTTCCATTAACGGCGGTATAAACTGGACACGAATCTGGACAAACGGCACAAGCGACAATCCTGATAAGATTTATATGTACGATAAGAACATTGGTTTCTCGTGTGTTGTTTCTTCAATTTCGCATTTTAGAAAAACCACAAATGGTGGATTCAATTGGTTTGAGATTAATCCTACAGATGCTTTTTTAGACATAAAATTTGTCGATACGCTAACCGGGTGGAAAGGTTCAAATAGAATACAGAAGACTACAGATGGCGGACTGACATGGTTTCTTCAAACACCTCCAAATGTTTCATCAGTTATAATTCGCTCCATATCAATGATTAATAAGGATACCGTCTGGTTGGGAGGAACATCCTTTGTGGGAGTTGGAAGTAATTACTACGGTGTCTTAATAAAAACAACCAATGGCGGAACTAACTGGGGATATCAAATCCCGAATATTGCAATTCATTCCAGAAGATATAAAAATATTAATTTTATTAATTCTAATAATGGTTGGGCTTATGTTGATCAAGAAGAATTTAATGATGGAATACATACAAAAGTTGTCGGCAACGACACCACCTACTACACAGGCATCAAACTTGTGCCGAACTTCGTACCTGAAGTATTTTCGCTCGGACAAAACTACCCGAACCCGTTCAATCCCTCAACAAACATACAGTTTGAACTGAAAGAGCCGTCTCACATAACACTGAAGGTTTACGACGTTCAGGGACGTGAGGTAAAGGAGCTTGTAAACGGCAGATGGGGCACGGGCAGGTTCATAGCAGATTTTGACGCAACAGACTTTTCAACCGGAGTTTACTTCTATAAAATCATAATAAACGGAGAAACGACAAGGCAAACCTTTTCGGAAACAAAGAGGATGGTTTTAATAAAATAA
- a CDS encoding tryptophanase — MKTIIEPFRIKSVEYVKTTTVKEREEIIKNAFYNPFFIHAEDVLIDLLTDSGTSAMSSKQWAAIMDGDESYAGSKSYFRFEAATRKIFGFKHCIPVHQGRAAERILFTFLLSDIDKDGRFVNSGKGKSIPSNNHFDTTRANIEFNGAEAVDLVIEEGKHPEVIHPFKGNMDTKKLRGFIEKTGVKNIPVCMLTITNNTGGGQPVSMENIREVSRICKEYKIPFFIDACRFAENAYFIKIREKGYENKSIMEICNEMFSYADGCTMSAKKDAFANIGGFLSMNNEEWYHNCKNLLIITEGYETYGGLAGRDLEAIAQGLEEVVDESYLHYRIISSKYLGDKLEANGIPFIKPVGGHALYLDAKGFLPNIPVDQYPGQALVVELYKLGGIRAAEIGSIMFGKYDAKGKLIPADMELVRLAIPRRVYTQSHIDFVAEVLIEISKNKDKIRGVKIVEEPKFLRHFTAKFDLV, encoded by the coding sequence ATGAAAACTATTATCGAGCCTTTCAGGATTAAGTCTGTTGAGTATGTTAAGACCACAACTGTAAAGGAAAGAGAAGAAATTATAAAGAATGCTTTTTATAATCCGTTCTTTATTCACGCCGAGGACGTGCTGATTGACCTTTTAACCGACAGCGGCACCTCTGCGATGAGCTCAAAGCAATGGGCGGCTATTATGGACGGCGACGAATCTTACGCAGGTTCAAAATCATACTTCAGGTTTGAAGCCGCTACAAGAAAAATCTTCGGCTTTAAGCATTGTATCCCTGTTCATCAGGGACGCGCCGCAGAGCGGATTCTGTTTACATTCCTGCTCAGCGATATTGATAAAGACGGGCGCTTTGTTAATTCGGGAAAGGGCAAAAGTATTCCAAGCAATAACCATTTTGATACTACACGCGCAAACATAGAGTTTAACGGTGCGGAAGCGGTTGACCTTGTTATTGAAGAGGGCAAGCACCCCGAGGTTATTCATCCCTTCAAAGGGAATATGGATACAAAGAAGCTCCGCGGGTTTATTGAAAAGACAGGTGTAAAAAATATCCCCGTCTGTATGCTTACGATAACGAACAATACGGGAGGCGGTCAGCCCGTATCGATGGAAAACATCCGCGAAGTAAGCAGGATTTGCAAAGAATATAAAATCCCCTTCTTCATCGATGCGTGCAGGTTTGCAGAGAATGCTTATTTCATTAAGATAAGAGAAAAGGGTTACGAGAATAAATCCATTATGGAAATCTGCAATGAAATGTTTTCCTATGCTGACGGATGCACTATGTCGGCTAAGAAGGATGCTTTCGCAAACATCGGTGGTTTCCTTTCTATGAACAATGAAGAGTGGTATCATAACTGCAAAAACCTGCTTATCATAACGGAAGGGTATGAAACATACGGCGGCCTCGCCGGACGCGACCTTGAAGCGATTGCACAAGGGCTCGAAGAAGTTGTAGATGAAAGCTACCTGCATTACAGAATTATTTCCTCGAAGTATCTCGGCGATAAACTTGAAGCAAACGGAATTCCCTTCATAAAACCTGTCGGCGGTCATGCTCTTTATCTTGACGCAAAAGGTTTTCTTCCGAATATTCCCGTTGACCAGTATCCCGGTCAGGCGCTTGTGGTTGAACTTTACAAGCTGGGCGGTATAAGGGCGGCTGAAATCGGAAGCATCATGTTCGGAAAGTACGACGCAAAAGGAAAACTGATTCCCGCTGATATGGAGCTCGTTCGCCTTGCAATTCCAAGAAGGGTTTACACGCAGAGCCACATTGATTTCGTTGCAGAGGTTCTTATCGAAATCAGCAAGAACAAAGATAAAATCAGAGGCGTTAAGATAGTTGAAGAGCCGAAGTTTCTCCGCCACTTCACGGCGAAATTTGATTTGGTATAA
- a CDS encoding DUF3127 domain-containing protein: MDFTGKVHKIFPVQEFKNNFTKREFVIADETGQFPQYITFQLLKDRCSLIEKFNEGDMVKVAFNLNGREWTNPEGKQVYFNSLVAWKIEPAEGGSSRQDANEPPDEFAANSDDMPF, translated from the coding sequence ATGGATTTTACAGGCAAGGTACATAAAATATTTCCTGTTCAGGAATTTAAAAACAACTTCACAAAAAGAGAGTTTGTAATTGCCGATGAAACGGGGCAGTTCCCGCAGTACATAACTTTTCAGCTGCTTAAAGACAGATGTTCGCTGATTGAAAAGTTTAATGAAGGCGATATGGTAAAGGTTGCTTTTAATCTTAACGGAAGAGAGTGGACAAACCCCGAAGGTAAGCAGGTTTATTTTAATTCGCTTGTCGCCTGGAAGATTGAACCCGCGGAAGGCGGAAGTTCAAGGCAGGACGCAAACGAACCACCCGATGAATTCGCTGCCAACAGCGATGACATGCCGTTCTGA
- a CDS encoding MBL fold metallo-hydrolase, with protein sequence MKRILYILILFVSLSAAGCWPARLLVHNIGESITSEPQKVSKFYNPVHDSVKVSVLMIGHSATLVQIYDKVIMFDPFFNKRFGGVLMRRTEPGLRIDSLSKLDVIFVSHSHMDHLSYSSLSDLTEKFPNTKLVFPEGVENYLPDYDVTMIRVSKADTRFRNFIGRPVYVSGMKVTPVFAYHNGGRYGFDTYTWKEEGATGFIIEYKDVTFYYAGDTGYHDTAFKKIGEKFDIGVSLIPIGPCRNCDSTGFWHHTSSIEALDLFKDVKADYMIPVHYGTVKYFTDENKPLQVLNELVDSLTAYKPLKDKIIALKPGEQKIWRQTGATVQDSITP encoded by the coding sequence ATGAAAAGAATTTTATATATATTAATATTATTTGTTTCCTTATCTGCGGCAGGGTGTTGGCCTGCAAGGCTTCTGGTACACAACATAGGCGAATCTATAACGAGCGAGCCGCAAAAAGTTTCCAAATTTTATAACCCTGTTCATGACAGCGTAAAGGTGTCGGTGTTAATGATAGGCCATTCGGCAACGCTTGTTCAGATATACGATAAAGTAATTATGTTTGACCCGTTTTTTAACAAGCGTTTCGGCGGAGTGCTAATGAGAAGGACAGAGCCGGGATTGAGGATAGACAGCCTCAGCAAGCTTGATGTTATTTTTGTCTCACACTCTCACATGGACCATCTTAGCTATTCATCGTTAAGTGATTTAACGGAAAAATTTCCGAACACAAAACTTGTATTTCCCGAAGGAGTTGAAAATTACCTTCCTGATTACGATGTAACTATGATAAGGGTCAGCAAGGCAGACACAAGGTTCAGGAATTTTATCGGAAGACCTGTTTATGTTTCCGGCATGAAAGTTACACCCGTCTTTGCATACCATAACGGAGGACGGTACGGGTTTGACACTTACACATGGAAAGAAGAAGGGGCAACCGGGTTTATTATTGAATATAAAGATGTAACTTTTTATTATGCGGGCGACACGGGATATCACGATACGGCATTTAAGAAAATAGGCGAAAAGTTTGATATAGGCGTATCGCTGATACCAATAGGGCCCTGCAGGAATTGCGATTCCACGGGTTTCTGGCACCACACATCATCAATTGAAGCTCTCGACTTATTTAAAGATGTTAAGGCGGATTACATGATACCCGTTCACTACGGAACTGTAAAATATTTTACGGATGAGAATAAACCTCTGCAAGTTTTGAATGAACTCGTTGATTCATTAACGGCATATAAACCGCTTAAAGACAAGATAATAGCATTGAAGCCCGGGGAGCAGAAAATATGGAGACAAACAGGGGCTACTGTTCAGGACTCAATAACCCCTTAA
- a CDS encoding MmcQ/YjbR family DNA-binding protein — translation MNFDTLREFALNKKHVTESQPFGDDVLVFKVMDKIFMMMDFEHPTNVNLKCDPEIAVELRERYEAVLPGHHMNKTHWNTVVLDNTIPPKEIFKMIDNSYDLVVKSLPKNSREKYFGK, via the coding sequence ATGAACTTTGACACATTAAGAGAGTTTGCTTTAAATAAAAAACACGTCACCGAATCACAGCCATTCGGTGACGATGTTCTTGTTTTTAAAGTAATGGATAAAATATTTATGATGATGGACTTTGAACATCCGACGAATGTTAACCTTAAATGCGACCCTGAGATTGCTGTTGAATTAAGAGAAAGATATGAAGCTGTACTGCCCGGCCATCACATGAATAAAACACACTGGAACACTGTAGTTTTGGATAATACAATTCCTCCGAAAGAAATTTTTAAAATGATTGACAATTCTTACGACCTCGTAGTTAAGTCGCTTCCGAAAAATAGCAGGGAGAAATACTTTGGTAAGTAG
- a CDS encoding Tex family protein has translation MDLKHAPKIAQELNLKLHQVENTAKLLMEDATIPFISRYRKELTGSLDEVEVTAIRDRLHQLEDLDKRREAILKSLAERELLTEELQGKIDAAETMTELEDIYLPYKPKKRTRATVAKEKGLEPLALMIFEQGDFNLSEEAQKFIDTEKGVNTEDEALAGARDIIAEMVSEDKTSREKMRALFSKKAVIYSKVAKGKDEEGIKYKDYYDWKELASDSPSHRILAMFRGENEDFLRIEVIPEEAEAIDILERNFLKADNEASVQVRIAITDSYKRLLSPSMESEFRAALKEKADTEAIKVFADNLYQLLMAAPLGEKAVLAIDPGFRTGCKVVCLNRQGKLLHNDTIYPHTGEAKTIEAGKKIFELLKAFGSEIIAIGNGTAGRETEDFIKRVLASSDDEKIKNLQVIMVNESGASVYSASEAAREEFPDYDVTVRGSVSIGRRLVDPLAELVKIDPKAIGVGQYQHDVNQTQLRQKLDDVVISCVNKVGVEVNTASKQLLTYVSGVGPKMAASIVEYRNNNGPFSSRDELKKIPRLKGKTFEQAAGFLRIRNGENPLDSSAVHPESYHVVEKMAEDIGCTIKDLMINPKNQEKIDINKYVTDTVGLPTLEDIKAELKKPGRDPREKFEAFEFMKGINKIEDLAIGMRLPGIVTNVTNFGAFVDIGVHQDGLVHISEIADGYVKSPADILKVHQKVTVKVLEVDATRKRISLSMRLGEVSKPAPKKPKKKTKEDLDTKLKMLLDKFGRNNK, from the coding sequence ATGGATTTAAAGCACGCACCGAAAATAGCACAAGAGCTTAACTTAAAGCTTCATCAGGTAGAGAATACTGCTAAGCTTTTAATGGAAGATGCAACTATACCTTTTATATCACGATACAGGAAAGAACTTACGGGAAGCCTTGATGAGGTTGAAGTTACGGCTATAAGAGACAGGCTTCACCAGCTTGAAGATCTCGACAAGAGAAGAGAGGCAATATTAAAATCACTCGCAGAAAGAGAGCTGCTGACGGAAGAACTTCAGGGAAAGATTGATGCAGCGGAAACAATGACAGAGCTTGAGGATATTTATCTGCCGTACAAACCGAAGAAGAGAACACGTGCAACAGTTGCAAAGGAAAAAGGACTTGAGCCGCTAGCGCTTATGATATTTGAGCAGGGAGATTTTAATTTATCAGAAGAGGCACAGAAGTTTATAGATACCGAGAAGGGCGTAAACACAGAAGACGAGGCACTTGCGGGGGCACGTGATATAATTGCCGAGATGGTTTCGGAAGACAAGACATCAAGGGAAAAGATGAGAGCGTTGTTTTCGAAGAAGGCGGTTATATATTCAAAAGTTGCCAAAGGAAAAGATGAAGAGGGAATTAAGTATAAAGATTATTATGACTGGAAAGAACTCGCGTCTGATTCTCCGTCACACAGAATACTTGCGATGTTCAGGGGTGAGAACGAAGACTTCCTCCGCATAGAGGTAATTCCCGAAGAAGCCGAGGCAATCGATATACTTGAAAGAAATTTTCTTAAGGCGGATAACGAAGCATCCGTACAGGTACGGATAGCAATCACCGACAGCTATAAAAGACTTTTGTCGCCTTCTATGGAATCGGAATTCAGAGCTGCTTTAAAAGAGAAAGCAGATACAGAGGCGATAAAAGTTTTTGCTGATAATCTTTATCAATTGCTTATGGCTGCTCCGCTTGGCGAGAAAGCCGTATTAGCAATAGATCCGGGCTTCAGAACGGGTTGCAAAGTCGTTTGCCTGAACAGACAGGGAAAGCTTCTTCACAATGACACTATATATCCGCATACAGGAGAGGCTAAAACAATCGAAGCGGGAAAAAAGATATTTGAATTATTAAAAGCGTTCGGCTCTGAAATCATTGCTATAGGTAACGGTACAGCAGGACGCGAAACAGAGGATTTTATAAAAAGAGTTTTGGCAAGCTCAGATGATGAAAAGATAAAAAACCTGCAGGTAATAATGGTAAACGAAAGCGGTGCCTCTGTTTACTCTGCCTCCGAGGCTGCACGAGAGGAATTTCCGGATTATGACGTTACGGTGCGAGGGAGCGTATCAATAGGCAGAAGACTTGTTGACCCTCTTGCAGAGCTTGTTAAGATAGACCCAAAAGCAATCGGAGTGGGACAGTATCAGCACGACGTGAATCAGACACAGCTTAGGCAAAAGCTTGACGATGTTGTTATCAGCTGTGTTAATAAAGTTGGTGTTGAGGTCAACACGGCAAGCAAACAGCTGCTTACTTATGTATCAGGCGTTGGTCCGAAGATGGCGGCATCGATTGTGGAATACAGGAATAATAACGGACCGTTTTCATCGCGCGATGAGCTTAAGAAAATCCCGAGACTTAAAGGAAAGACATTTGAGCAAGCAGCAGGTTTTTTAAGAATCAGAAACGGGGAAAACCCGCTTGATTCAAGCGCAGTACACCCTGAGAGCTATCACGTGGTTGAGAAAATGGCTGAAGATATCGGATGCACGATAAAAGACTTAATGATTAACCCGAAGAATCAGGAAAAGATAGATATAAACAAATATGTAACCGACACCGTTGGACTGCCGACACTTGAAGATATAAAAGCCGAGCTGAAAAAACCCGGCAGAGACCCCAGAGAAAAATTCGAGGCGTTTGAATTTATGAAGGGTATAAATAAAATTGAAGACCTTGCGATAGGAATGAGGCTTCCCGGAATAGTTACTAACGTTACAAACTTCGGAGCGTTTGTGGATATAGGCGTTCATCAGGATGGGCTTGTTCATATCAGCGAGATAGCTGACGGGTATGTGAAATCACCGGCGGATATTCTGAAGGTTCATCAGAAAGTGACAGTGAAAGTTCTTGAGGTTGACGCAACCAGAAAGAGGATTTCGCTTTCAATGAGACTGGGAGAGGTTTCCAAGCCGGCACCAAAGAAGCCGAAGAAAAAAACAAAAGAAGATCTGGATACCAAGCTGAAAATGTTACTCGATAAGTTCGGCAGGAACAACAAATGA
- a CDS encoding 5'-3'-deoxyribonucleotidase: MIILVDMDDVIADFDGGFLIKWRQKFPNEFFIPMNERQKFYMRDEYPPELLDKMTELFTQKGFVATLPEIKGGVKAVRKIKEKGHEVFICSSPMRQYQNCVAEKFEWIEKHLGFDWTTKLVLTRDKTLVQGDLLIDDKPEVTGSAQPVWEHIIFEKNYNSHVKNQRRINWNNWQEILKEV, encoded by the coding sequence ATGATAATACTTGTAGATATGGACGACGTCATTGCAGATTTTGACGGCGGTTTTTTAATTAAGTGGCGGCAGAAATTTCCGAATGAGTTCTTTATACCTATGAATGAAAGGCAGAAGTTTTACATGCGGGATGAATATCCGCCGGAACTGCTTGACAAAATGACAGAGCTGTTTACGCAAAAAGGATTTGTTGCAACACTGCCGGAAATTAAAGGGGGAGTTAAAGCCGTCAGAAAGATTAAAGAGAAGGGGCACGAAGTGTTCATCTGTTCAAGCCCTATGCGCCAGTATCAGAATTGTGTTGCTGAAAAATTTGAATGGATAGAAAAGCATCTTGGTTTTGACTGGACAACAAAGCTTGTGCTGACAAGAGACAAAACCCTGGTTCAAGGGGACTTGTTGATAGATGATAAACCCGAAGTAACGGGATCAGCACAGCCAGTCTGGGAGCACATCATTTTTGAGAAGAATTATAATTCGCACGTAAAGAACCAGAGACGGATAAACTGGAACAACTGGCAGGAAATTTTAAAAGAAGTATAA
- a CDS encoding NAD(P)/FAD-dependent oxidoreductase: MKIGIIGGGAAGFFAAITAAETNSINNISILEKSTSVLSKIRISGGGRCNVTNSVTDVKEFVKNYPRGSKELISVFSRFSNLDTIEWFRNHGVELKTESDGRIFPVSNNSQTVIDLFINLSSKYNIRLITGFEAANILLDDGVFTVKDKRGNTLTFDKLLVSTGGFSTIEKYSWLTNLGHKIIPPVPSLFTFNCKDNILKGLQGISVDDVMLKIRNIKLLSHGDILITHWGLSGPAILKLSSFGSRILNDMNYKFTVEVCWTKIDVYKEIETAQKSNPLKQIIKHPIRNIPTRLWESLIKNSGVNHEKRFNELSKKDIEAINNILTRSQLSINGKSTFKEEFVTAGGVSLKEVDFRTMESKKVKGLYFAGEILDIDSITGGFNFQSAWSTAHIAGQSMTRQV, from the coding sequence ATGAAGATTGGAATAATCGGAGGCGGAGCGGCAGGTTTTTTTGCTGCAATTACTGCTGCCGAGACTAACAGTATCAATAATATTTCTATACTCGAAAAATCCACATCGGTTCTTTCCAAAATCCGTATATCAGGAGGTGGGAGGTGCAATGTTACCAATTCTGTTACGGATGTTAAAGAGTTTGTGAAAAATTATCCCCGCGGCAGCAAAGAGCTTATATCAGTTTTTTCAAGGTTCAGTAATTTAGATACAATAGAATGGTTTAGAAACCATGGAGTTGAGTTAAAAACAGAAAGTGATGGAAGAATTTTTCCTGTCTCAAACAATTCACAAACGGTTATTGATTTATTTATAAATCTATCATCGAAGTATAACATAAGACTAATAACAGGGTTTGAAGCTGCAAATATATTATTAGATGACGGGGTTTTTACAGTAAAAGATAAAAGAGGGAACACATTGACATTTGATAAGCTTCTTGTTTCCACCGGAGGTTTTTCAACAATAGAGAAATACAGCTGGTTAACTAATCTTGGGCACAAAATTATACCTCCTGTTCCTTCCTTGTTTACTTTTAATTGTAAAGATAATATCCTTAAGGGATTACAGGGAATAAGCGTTGATGATGTTATGTTAAAAATCCGGAACATAAAACTCTTGTCACACGGAGATATACTGATAACACATTGGGGGTTGAGCGGGCCGGCAATATTGAAGCTGTCATCTTTTGGGTCGAGAATACTAAACGATATGAACTACAAATTTACGGTTGAAGTTTGCTGGACTAAGATTGATGTATATAAAGAAATTGAGACGGCACAAAAGAGCAACCCATTAAAACAGATAATAAAACATCCAATCAGAAATATACCTACCAGGTTGTGGGAATCATTAATTAAAAACTCGGGAGTTAATCACGAAAAACGATTTAACGAACTATCAAAGAAAGATATTGAAGCCATAAACAATATTCTTACAAGATCACAATTAAGTATAAACGGCAAGAGCACGTTTAAAGAAGAGTTTGTCACTGCCGGCGGGGTTTCATTGAAAGAGGTTGATTTCAGGACGATGGAAAGCAAGAAAGTTAAAGGATTATATTTTGCGGGAGAAATACTCGATATTGACAGTATAACGGGGGGCTTTAACTTTCAGTCGGCATGGTCAACGGCACATATAGCAGGGCAGAGTATGACAAGGCAAGTTTAA
- a CDS encoding DUF2007 domain-containing protein yields the protein MENLDKEKLVTVFKSGNEALIALAKSMLDEAEIKYLIKNEGVQDLLGLGVFGTGFNPLTGPMQIQVLPEEEETAREILKDVESSDSIDEESEESN from the coding sequence ATGGAAAATCTTGATAAAGAAAAGCTTGTAACAGTTTTTAAAAGCGGTAATGAAGCCCTTATAGCACTCGCAAAGTCAATGCTTGACGAAGCAGAGATAAAATATCTTATTAAAAATGAAGGTGTTCAGGATCTGCTTGGGTTGGGAGTCTTCGGAACTGGTTTTAATCCGCTTACCGGACCTATGCAGATACAGGTATTGCCTGAAGAGGAAGAAACAGCAAGGGAAATACTGAAAGATGTTGAATCAAGCGACAGCATTGATGAAGAGTCAGAAGAAAGCAATTAA
- a CDS encoding multidrug efflux SMR transporter: MAWIYLVIAGIFEMGWPLGFKLSQVTANRFLWITVGVLSMAASGYFLWVAQKDIPIGTAYAVWTGIGAIGTFLIGIIFFKDPTNLLRIFSAGLIIIGVIGLKFAN, encoded by the coding sequence ATGGCATGGATTTATCTAGTTATTGCAGGAATCTTTGAAATGGGCTGGCCCCTCGGCTTCAAACTTTCGCAAGTCACTGCAAACCGGTTTTTATGGATTACTGTCGGGGTTTTGTCCATGGCGGCAAGCGGGTATTTTCTCTGGGTTGCACAAAAAGACATACCGATTGGAACAGCCTATGCAGTATGGACAGGCATTGGCGCCATAGGAACGTTTCTTATCGGAATAATTTTCTTTAAAGATCCGACTAATCTATTAAGAATTTTTTCAGCCGGATTAATAATTATAGGTGTAATAGGTCTTAAATTTGCAAATTAG